A region from the Bradyrhizobium erythrophlei genome encodes:
- a CDS encoding ImmA/IrrE family metallo-endopeptidase has protein sequence MSYSAPERLLRSLGIERPEEIDLEAVAWSVGAKVKYRPLKSCEARICGCGDKAIISVDNTKIPQRRRFSVAHEIGHWTYHRGQLLVCRSSDIGSFGGFRKGATSPEFVADQFASELLLPAYILAPVLSQYKSLNLKTVGEIAGAFKASRTATAIRLVQSNRFHAMLVCHGQKGRRWFLRPPCVPDHWFPRDELDRESYAFETLYGSKVEQARPRKIDADAWFDRRGAERYQIFEHTFPLPNDEILTLLTFTDAEMMDERDSSSVYRRRDH, from the coding sequence ATGAGTTACTCGGCACCCGAGCGGTTGTTGCGGTCACTGGGAATCGAGAGGCCGGAGGAAATCGATCTGGAGGCCGTCGCCTGGAGCGTCGGCGCAAAGGTCAAATATCGTCCGCTGAAGTCCTGCGAAGCTCGGATCTGCGGGTGTGGCGACAAGGCGATTATCTCCGTCGACAACACGAAGATCCCACAAAGACGGCGATTTTCCGTCGCACATGAGATCGGACACTGGACCTACCACCGAGGTCAGCTTCTCGTTTGCCGATCGAGCGACATCGGCAGCTTCGGCGGATTTCGGAAAGGTGCGACGAGTCCGGAATTCGTAGCAGATCAATTCGCATCAGAACTACTTCTTCCCGCGTACATCCTTGCTCCGGTGTTGAGCCAGTACAAGTCTCTCAATCTGAAGACGGTCGGCGAAATTGCCGGCGCATTCAAAGCGAGTCGTACGGCGACCGCGATACGCCTTGTTCAGAGCAACAGGTTTCACGCCATGCTGGTTTGCCACGGCCAGAAGGGGCGGAGATGGTTTCTGCGGCCTCCCTGCGTTCCCGATCATTGGTTTCCGCGCGACGAATTGGATCGGGAAAGTTATGCGTTCGAGACGCTATACGGCTCCAAGGTCGAACAGGCCCGTCCGAGGAAGATCGACGCCGACGCCTGGTTCGATCGACGTGGCGCGGAACGTTATCAAATTTTCGAGCATACTTTTCCGCTGCCTAACGATGAAATTCTCACGCTGCTCACATTTACCGACGCAGAGATGATGGATGAGAGGGATTCGTCGTCCGTCTACAGACGAAGAGATCATTAA
- a CDS encoding ThiF family adenylyltransferase has protein sequence MLHQWLGQWGEVCDPPDLQIPLASQLVRLLSTHGAGVAEILGARRAGRAEVLVLDVQTARPQRPAYPLNRSEPIAILFPQEGAAPIVLALRTDFPDTPHQNWVPEQIPACLCVDDRPWVEARLTYTAGQLLFRILNWFKLAGMGELHETGRALDPYFTGVTFEIILPASVFTEVPADKANLVGFIQAGKRHPVIIAETYSPERHGSIAAGGIVMTTYAIPPQNMRRLRHVPTTLDELVRELREHGIDLVADLGGKIDGWAGVQQRDVFRLTSRLAVVLKVPVIDPASGTVTRTDNLAFVTNQSLGEVGVALGRLLENRSDVGNQQGFVRQIVPVVPVPDRLASIALCTAAVHVEFNAEMAAAMSGLAAPDGRKAVMVGAGSIGSNLSEALVREGRFDWTVVDKDYLLPHNLARHTLTLQSSGAFKADHVAARLRTLRSGVSCKAIVADFLDDHDDELTESLRAADIIIDTSASVPVARAIADLEVDARRASAFFNPAGTAAVLLVQDRDGKVDLRALEAAYYAQILTKEVLADHLSQSANAIPYAGACRSVTNRIPAARAITLSGLAATGLSKAIDRDEALVQIWSLAESGAVEVCVRHVVPPRLHASLWQIFVDPEVERRLKCMRAERLPNETGGVLMGVVDVAAKRIDVVDAWDQPPDSRGSASLFERGTGGLKRRVFDAMERTLDQVRYVGEWHSHPRHHSTNPSDIDVAQIAWLTDSLASDGCPALMIIVGDDDIRVCMGTTLEALKADLSK, from the coding sequence ATGCTCCACCAGTGGCTCGGTCAATGGGGCGAGGTCTGCGATCCTCCCGATCTGCAGATCCCGCTCGCGTCGCAGCTCGTCCGCCTGCTGTCGACCCATGGCGCCGGCGTCGCCGAAATCCTCGGCGCCCGCCGGGCGGGCCGCGCCGAGGTGCTGGTGCTCGACGTCCAGACCGCGCGGCCCCAGCGTCCTGCCTATCCGCTGAACCGGTCCGAGCCCATCGCGATCCTCTTTCCGCAAGAAGGCGCAGCGCCGATCGTGTTGGCGTTGCGGACCGACTTTCCGGACACGCCCCATCAGAACTGGGTGCCGGAGCAGATCCCCGCGTGCCTGTGCGTCGACGATCGACCCTGGGTGGAGGCCAGGCTGACTTACACCGCGGGACAGCTCCTCTTCCGCATCCTGAACTGGTTCAAACTTGCCGGAATGGGTGAACTGCACGAGACCGGACGCGCGCTCGATCCCTATTTCACCGGAGTAACCTTCGAGATCATCCTGCCTGCGTCGGTTTTCACCGAGGTGCCGGCCGACAAGGCCAACCTCGTCGGTTTCATCCAGGCCGGCAAACGGCATCCCGTCATCATCGCTGAGACGTACTCGCCCGAGCGTCACGGGTCCATCGCCGCCGGCGGCATCGTCATGACGACCTACGCGATCCCGCCGCAGAACATGCGGCGGCTCCGTCACGTCCCGACCACGTTGGACGAACTGGTGCGCGAACTCCGCGAACACGGCATCGATCTTGTCGCCGACCTCGGCGGCAAGATCGATGGATGGGCCGGCGTCCAGCAAAGGGACGTCTTCCGCCTGACGTCGAGACTTGCCGTAGTGCTGAAGGTGCCGGTGATCGACCCGGCATCCGGCACCGTCACGCGTACGGACAACCTGGCCTTCGTGACCAACCAGTCCCTCGGCGAGGTCGGCGTCGCACTGGGCCGTCTGCTCGAGAACCGATCCGATGTCGGCAACCAGCAAGGGTTCGTCCGCCAAATCGTGCCGGTCGTGCCGGTTCCGGATCGCCTCGCCTCGATCGCGCTCTGTACGGCGGCCGTCCATGTCGAATTCAATGCGGAAATGGCTGCGGCGATGTCCGGTCTCGCCGCGCCCGACGGGCGCAAGGCCGTGATGGTGGGGGCCGGATCCATCGGATCGAATCTTTCGGAAGCGCTCGTCCGCGAAGGGCGGTTCGACTGGACCGTGGTCGACAAGGACTATCTGCTGCCGCACAACCTGGCGCGACACACGCTGACCTTGCAATCGTCCGGCGCTTTCAAGGCGGATCATGTTGCCGCAAGGCTGCGGACGCTGCGATCGGGCGTCTCATGCAAGGCGATCGTGGCCGATTTCCTGGACGACCACGATGACGAATTGACCGAGTCGCTTCGCGCAGCCGACATCATCATCGACACCTCCGCGTCCGTTCCCGTGGCCCGGGCAATCGCCGACCTGGAGGTCGATGCGCGCCGGGCTAGCGCGTTCTTCAACCCGGCCGGCACCGCGGCCGTGCTCCTCGTCCAAGACCGGGACGGAAAGGTTGATCTTCGCGCGCTGGAGGCGGCGTATTACGCGCAGATCTTGACGAAGGAGGTACTCGCCGACCACCTCTCCCAGTCGGCCAACGCGATTCCCTATGCAGGGGCCTGCCGCTCCGTGACCAATCGCATTCCGGCAGCAAGGGCCATCACCCTGAGTGGTCTGGCGGCGACAGGATTGTCGAAAGCCATCGATCGCGACGAAGCGCTCGTCCAGATCTGGTCGCTTGCGGAAAGCGGCGCCGTCGAGGTCTGCGTCCGACACGTGGTGCCCCCGCGGCTCCACGCATCGCTGTGGCAGATCTTCGTCGACCCCGAGGTAGAACGACGCCTCAAATGCATGCGCGCCGAGCGGCTACCGAACGAGACCGGTGGCGTGCTGATGGGCGTGGTCGACGTCGCCGCCAAGCGCATCGACGTCGTCGATGCCTGGGACCAGCCGCCCGACAGCCGCGGCTCCGCCTCGCTGTTCGAGCGCGGAACCGGCGGCCTCAAGCGGCGCGTCTTCGACGCAATGGAGCGCACGCTCGACCAGGTCAGATACGTCGGCGAGTGGCATTCCCACCCACGCCATCACTCCACGAACCCCAGCGACATCGACGTCGCCCAGATCGCCTGGCTGACGGACAGCCTCGCCTCCGACGGTTGTCCCGCATTGATGATCATCGTTGGAGACGACGATATCCGCGTCTGCATGGGGACGACGCTGGAGGCCCTCAAGGCTGATCTGTCGAAGTAG
- a CDS encoding patatin-like phospholipase family protein: protein MTDDSFADGKPASIAPEGDVRRIGLALSGGGVRAATFHMGVLKRLAAQGLLERVSVVSTVSGGSLVTAAVVAEAGMKWPSSKDFLGKIYPAVRAKMTSGDLFSLEAIGWRGLLEFKIDLVRDRASVLARLLERNWGVSGALGDLPDAPHWLINTTCIETGKNWRFAKREMGDWTFGRHYAPDVPLSIAAAASAAVPYVIGAMRLPLPAAGWWETDPATGKQLRARAPSRKQVRLWDGGAYDNMGLEAITKPGKGLRHCDFLICSDASGPLGAPGRSPLAALFDGKLSSPRLFDVAGDQIRALRSRVLIADIASKTLDGVLLRMGNSVRTVDVKNDLTRPIGFYDRFQTDEQAARALQHPTDLRALSGPGFDGLARHGFEIADATLTTYVAAGFPTSHYWEDLS from the coding sequence GTGACAGATGACAGTTTTGCCGATGGCAAGCCGGCGTCGATCGCCCCTGAGGGCGATGTCCGGCGCATCGGCCTCGCTTTATCCGGCGGCGGCGTCCGAGCTGCCACCTTTCATATGGGCGTCCTCAAACGTCTCGCCGCGCAAGGTCTGCTGGAGCGGGTATCGGTGGTTTCCACCGTTTCGGGTGGAAGCTTGGTGACCGCCGCCGTCGTGGCCGAAGCTGGAATGAAATGGCCGTCCTCGAAGGATTTCCTCGGGAAGATCTATCCGGCTGTCCGGGCCAAGATGACGTCCGGCGATCTGTTCAGCCTCGAAGCCATCGGTTGGCGCGGACTCCTGGAGTTCAAAATTGATCTTGTCCGCGACAGGGCATCCGTGCTCGCCAGACTTCTGGAGCGGAACTGGGGAGTTTCGGGCGCGCTCGGGGATTTGCCCGACGCCCCGCATTGGCTCATCAACACCACCTGCATCGAGACCGGCAAGAACTGGCGGTTCGCCAAGCGGGAGATGGGGGATTGGACCTTCGGCCGGCACTACGCTCCGGACGTGCCGCTATCAATTGCGGCCGCGGCATCCGCTGCGGTCCCTTACGTCATCGGTGCGATGCGACTGCCGTTGCCGGCCGCAGGGTGGTGGGAAACCGATCCGGCCACCGGCAAGCAGCTGCGCGCACGTGCGCCATCCCGGAAACAGGTGCGGCTTTGGGACGGCGGCGCCTACGACAACATGGGCCTCGAAGCCATCACCAAACCCGGCAAGGGTCTGCGCCACTGCGACTTCCTGATCTGCAGCGACGCATCCGGCCCGCTGGGCGCACCGGGCCGCTCGCCGCTGGCGGCCTTGTTCGATGGCAAGCTGTCCAGTCCGCGCCTGTTCGACGTCGCCGGCGACCAGATCCGCGCGCTGCGCTCGAGGGTGCTGATCGCCGATATTGCATCCAAGACACTCGACGGCGTGCTGCTGCGCATGGGCAATTCGGTGCGCACGGTGGACGTCAAGAACGATCTCACCCGGCCCATCGGTTTTTACGATCGCTTCCAGACTGACGAGCAGGCGGCCAGGGCTCTGCAGCACCCGACCGACCTTAGGGCTCTTTCCGGTCCCGGATTCGACGGTCTGGCTCGGCACGGATTCGAGATCGCCGATGCCACGCTCACGACATACGTCGCGGCGGGCTTTCCGACATCGCACTATTGGGAGGACCTGTCATGA
- a CDS encoding DedA family protein, with the protein MSDALISLIPTYGPWIIFGVVALESAGVPLPGETILVAAALLAATTGQINIAVVVLAAATGAIVGDGLGYMVGRRLGLPFLRRYGWYIRLDEDRLLIGRYLFFRYGNAVVFFGRFIAVLRMFAALLAGANSMPAGRFFFFNIAGGVCWACLFGFGAYAVGGEFYKISGALSMISLGLFIAAGYALSIFIRRNEVTLRRRAEIAMSDHSCG; encoded by the coding sequence TTGTCCGATGCATTGATTAGCTTGATCCCAACCTATGGCCCGTGGATCATCTTTGGTGTTGTTGCGCTCGAAAGTGCCGGCGTGCCTCTCCCCGGAGAGACTATCCTTGTTGCTGCTGCACTCCTTGCCGCCACCACTGGTCAGATCAACATCGCTGTCGTTGTACTAGCAGCTGCAACAGGTGCGATTGTCGGGGACGGTTTGGGATACATGGTCGGACGTCGGCTTGGTTTGCCCTTTCTTCGCCGATACGGCTGGTACATCCGCCTCGATGAGGATCGATTGCTGATCGGCCGATATCTTTTTTTTCGGTATGGGAACGCCGTGGTGTTCTTTGGGCGTTTCATTGCGGTGCTACGAATGTTTGCTGCTTTGCTTGCGGGCGCCAATAGCATGCCGGCAGGTCGCTTTTTCTTCTTCAATATAGCTGGTGGAGTCTGCTGGGCGTGTCTCTTCGGCTTCGGTGCTTATGCAGTGGGCGGCGAATTCTACAAGATTTCTGGTGCGCTGAGTATGATCTCACTGGGCCTATTTATTGCGGCAGGATATGCACTCTCAATTTTCATTCGACGAAATGAAGTCACGCTACGCCGTCGAGCGGAGATAGCTATGTCAGATCATTCGTGCGGATGA
- a CDS encoding hydrogen peroxide-inducible genes activator, whose product MAILPSLQQLRFLCALAEQRHFGRAAENCAVTQSTLSGGIKELEARLGITLFERSQRQVMLTPLGKEIATRAQRLLVDAEEMVGLARNAQEPLSGPLRFGVIPTVGPYVLPSLLSHLGTALPKLKLYVREAPTTVLLDKLASGELDILLVAIPYGLGDVEAMEMAEDPIVVAMPRNHPLRHHKVVTRDDLAREQLLLIEDGHCLRSQSLQACRIVDPVRNEVFQATSLRTLVQMVAAELGITLMPQIAVASELASTRNVVIRPLSPDKPFRTLVLAWRPTTSRGAEFRMLGNLIRECLTGTKRAFAPDQDIEALAAR is encoded by the coding sequence ATGGCCATTCTGCCCAGTCTTCAACAACTCCGCTTTCTGTGTGCTCTGGCCGAGCAACGCCATTTCGGCCGTGCTGCGGAAAATTGTGCCGTCACCCAATCTACGCTGAGCGGTGGGATCAAGGAACTCGAGGCAAGGCTGGGCATCACGCTGTTCGAGCGCAGCCAGCGCCAGGTGATGCTGACGCCCTTGGGGAAAGAGATCGCGACGCGCGCCCAGCGCCTGCTGGTCGACGCCGAGGAGATGGTCGGGTTGGCCCGCAACGCGCAGGAGCCATTGTCCGGGCCGCTCCGGTTCGGGGTAATCCCGACAGTCGGGCCGTATGTCCTGCCCTCGCTGCTGTCGCATCTGGGCACTGCGCTGCCGAAGCTCAAGCTGTACGTGCGGGAGGCTCCGACCACAGTCCTGCTGGACAAGCTCGCGAGCGGAGAGCTCGACATTTTGCTGGTGGCCATTCCTTACGGACTTGGCGATGTCGAGGCGATGGAAATGGCGGAAGATCCAATCGTCGTTGCGATGCCGCGCAACCATCCTCTTCGCCATCACAAAGTGGTAACCCGTGATGACCTGGCGCGTGAGCAACTGCTCCTGATCGAGGACGGGCATTGCCTGCGCAGCCAATCGCTGCAGGCATGTCGGATCGTGGATCCGGTGCGCAATGAGGTCTTCCAGGCGACCAGCCTGCGAACCCTTGTCCAGATGGTGGCTGCAGAGCTTGGCATCACACTAATGCCCCAGATCGCGGTGGCTTCGGAACTCGCTTCAACTCGCAATGTTGTGATTCGCCCGCTCTCTCCAGACAAGCCGTTCCGCACCCTGGTCCTGGCCTGGCGGCCGACCACCTCGCGCGGCGCTGAATTCAGGATGCTCGGAAATCTTATCCGAGAGTGTCTGACGGGTACCAAGAGAGCATTTGCGCCTGACCAGGACATTGAAGCACTGGCAGCGCGCTGA
- a CDS encoding winged helix-turn-helix domain-containing protein, translating into MIPSIELPGAVTDHLISGGANPACSKRCGQVLTRAKLLEDVWHYKFVPEESNLVDVHMGKLRRKVDGPNDAPMICSVRGAGFILNATDLDPAGSTVQP; encoded by the coding sequence TTGATCCCGTCAATCGAACTGCCAGGCGCGGTGACCGATCATTTGATCTCCGGCGGTGCGAATCCCGCCTGCTCGAAGAGGTGCGGACAAGTTTTGACGCGCGCAAAACTCTTGGAAGATGTGTGGCATTACAAATTCGTTCCTGAGGAATCGAACCTCGTCGATGTTCATATGGGCAAACTGCGCCGCAAGGTCGATGGACCAAATGACGCCCCGATGATTTGCAGCGTTCGCGGCGCCGGGTTCATTCTCAATGCGACCGACCTCGACCCGGCCGGATCGACGGTGCAGCCGTGA
- a CDS encoding DUF6894 family protein: protein MARYTFRIRQGSHSSTPRVDLPDDNAAWDEAAAACSDMIRDTVARLRDSPEWRLEVVDESGTTCHLFRVTTESFK, encoded by the coding sequence ATGGCACGTTATACATTCCGAATCCGCCAAGGATCTCATTCAAGTACCCCCCGCGTCGATTTGCCGGACGATAACGCGGCTTGGGACGAGGCCGCGGCGGCGTGCTCTGACATGATCCGCGATACCGTCGCGAGGCTTAGAGACAGCCCGGAATGGCGGCTAGAAGTCGTGGATGAGTCTGGCACAACCTGCCACCTTTTCCGGGTGACCACGGAGTCTTTCAAATAG